From the Maioricimonas rarisocia genome, one window contains:
- a CDS encoding PSD1 and planctomycete cytochrome C domain-containing protein, with amino-acid sequence MTLTIMRALAVTGALLLTSVAAHAGEIDFERDIAPILEERCSYCHGEDEQESGLRLDRRPHLLRGGDSGLAAIVPGYPEKSYLLDVVSHRDPDVKMPPDEDRIPDEEIALLTRWVQEGAVWPGQMDAELEVETSHWSFQPVVRPEVPQVSGRTSNPVDAFLLHRLAEDDLTYSDSADPRSLLRRASIVLTGLPPTPDETTAFLEAYAKSPEEAYAELVDRLLASPHFGERWAQHWLDVIRWAETNGSEANLYRKNAWIYRDYVVRAFNDDTPYDQFVREQIAGDSLGSGEATGFLVAGPHVPAATVGREPSAIRQARADRMDEVMQTVGASIMGVTIGCARCHNHKFDPISLQDYYALTGVFQDIEFGSRRPELAPEHPRKQRGQTLWREIGTHRKTLRPLGGWEENWGAFRELHFKPVTTAAIRLRFKTVNVSVDELEVFGPDQRGKNLALQRHGTTVSGYPEGGNEGRNPITRLTDGEYGTMAWRAKVDKESEDRPWVRLDFETPVTIERLRLSSNREYYFDTDYLTKKPYLPRYEYDIDVLTEDGEWKPWVGTWFVNRKLNEQHPERKKALAGIQQAIDALEEEGPRPSFIGRFVEPQVTRVLLRGSPENPRDEVMPAGLAVLDGDLGLTSDSSGAERRLAFANWITRPENPLTARVMVNRIWHHVFGRGIVATTSDFGEAGAPPTHPELLDWLAAEFVEPTVSGGTAWSMKGLIRMLVMSEAFRQSSRPREEGIARDAGSALLWRFPPKRVEAEVLRDAILLASGSLDPAIGGRSYRIHNEKATYAQWEVVDNYGPHTWRRMLYQERMRRVDDQMFTAFDFPDCGQVRARRPVSTTPLQALNLLNSDFAVDQARRIAERARSDAGGDLEKAVDRCFELLLSRPPEQDERTVCVELARQEDLSLVCRALMNSNEFAFLP; translated from the coding sequence ATGACTCTCACGATCATGCGCGCACTGGCAGTCACAGGGGCACTGCTGCTTACGTCGGTCGCCGCGCACGCAGGCGAGATCGACTTCGAGCGGGACATTGCGCCGATCCTCGAGGAACGTTGCTCATACTGTCACGGCGAAGACGAACAGGAGTCGGGGCTGCGACTGGATCGACGGCCTCATCTGCTCCGTGGTGGCGATTCCGGCCTGGCAGCGATCGTGCCGGGCTACCCCGAGAAGAGCTACCTGCTTGACGTCGTGTCACACCGTGACCCCGACGTCAAGATGCCACCGGATGAAGACCGGATCCCTGACGAGGAAATCGCCCTGCTGACGCGCTGGGTGCAGGAAGGGGCGGTCTGGCCCGGTCAGATGGATGCGGAACTCGAGGTTGAGACGAGCCACTGGTCATTCCAGCCGGTTGTCCGTCCGGAGGTGCCGCAGGTGTCGGGCCGTACGTCGAATCCCGTCGATGCATTCCTGCTGCACCGGCTTGCGGAGGACGATCTGACCTATTCCGATTCGGCCGATCCGCGCTCGCTGCTGCGTCGGGCGTCGATCGTGCTGACCGGTCTGCCACCGACTCCCGACGAGACGACGGCGTTTCTCGAAGCGTATGCGAAGAGTCCCGAGGAGGCGTACGCCGAGCTGGTCGACCGGTTGCTCGCCTCGCCCCACTTTGGTGAGCGCTGGGCGCAGCACTGGCTCGACGTGATCCGCTGGGCCGAGACAAACGGATCCGAGGCGAACCTCTACCGCAAGAACGCCTGGATCTATCGCGACTATGTCGTCAGGGCGTTCAACGACGACACGCCGTACGACCAGTTCGTCCGCGAGCAGATTGCGGGAGACTCGCTCGGCAGCGGCGAGGCAACCGGCTTTCTCGTGGCGGGCCCGCATGTGCCGGCGGCCACTGTCGGACGCGAGCCGTCCGCGATCCGTCAGGCGCGAGCCGACCGGATGGATGAGGTCATGCAGACGGTCGGTGCGTCGATCATGGGGGTGACGATCGGTTGTGCTCGCTGCCACAATCACAAGTTCGATCCGATTTCCCTTCAGGACTATTACGCGCTGACCGGTGTCTTCCAGGACATCGAGTTCGGCAGTCGACGTCCGGAACTCGCCCCCGAGCATCCGCGGAAGCAGCGAGGACAGACGCTGTGGCGCGAGATCGGCACACATCGCAAGACGCTACGGCCGCTCGGCGGCTGGGAGGAAAACTGGGGAGCGTTCCGCGAACTCCATTTCAAGCCGGTCACCACGGCCGCGATCCGCCTGCGCTTCAAAACGGTCAACGTCAGCGTCGATGAGCTGGAGGTGTTCGGCCCTGACCAGAGAGGGAAGAATCTGGCGCTGCAGCGGCACGGCACGACCGTCTCCGGCTACCCGGAGGGGGGCAACGAGGGACGTAACCCGATTACCCGGCTGACCGATGGCGAGTACGGCACGATGGCCTGGCGGGCGAAGGTCGACAAAGAATCAGAGGATCGCCCGTGGGTGCGGCTCGATTTCGAGACGCCGGTCACCATCGAGCGGCTGCGTCTGAGCAGCAATCGCGAGTACTACTTCGATACCGACTACCTCACGAAGAAGCCGTACCTCCCACGCTACGAGTACGACATCGATGTCCTCACCGAGGATGGTGAGTGGAAGCCCTGGGTGGGGACCTGGTTCGTCAACAGGAAGCTGAACGAACAGCATCCCGAGCGGAAGAAGGCTCTGGCCGGCATTCAGCAGGCGATCGACGCGCTCGAAGAAGAAGGGCCCCGTCCGAGCTTTATCGGTCGCTTTGTCGAGCCGCAGGTGACACGCGTTCTGCTTCGAGGCAGCCCGGAGAATCCCCGTGACGAGGTGATGCCGGCCGGTCTGGCGGTCCTCGACGGAGACCTGGGGCTGACATCAGATTCGTCCGGAGCCGAGCGGCGACTGGCGTTCGCGAACTGGATCACGCGGCCCGAGAACCCGCTGACGGCGCGGGTGATGGTCAACCGGATCTGGCATCACGTCTTTGGCCGGGGCATCGTCGCAACGACGAGCGATTTTGGTGAAGCCGGTGCTCCTCCGACGCACCCGGAGCTTCTCGACTGGCTGGCGGCAGAGTTCGTCGAGCCGACTGTTTCCGGCGGGACGGCGTGGTCGATGAAGGGGCTGATCCGCATGCTCGTCATGTCGGAGGCGTTTCGTCAGTCGAGCCGGCCGCGTGAAGAGGGGATCGCTCGCGATGCCGGCTCAGCCCTGCTCTGGCGATTCCCACCGAAACGGGTTGAGGCCGAAGTGCTCCGGGATGCCATTCTGCTCGCTTCCGGATCACTCGACCCCGCCATCGGCGGACGCAGCTATCGGATCCATAACGAGAAAGCGACCTACGCCCAATGGGAAGTGGTCGACAACTACGGACCGCACACCTGGCGGCGGATGCTCTATCAGGAGCGGATGCGACGTGTCGACGACCAGATGTTTACCGCGTTCGACTTCCCTGATTGCGGACAGGTCCGCGCACGACGTCCAGTTTCGACGACGCCTCTGCAGGCGCTCAACCTGCTCAACAGCGACTTCGCAGTGGATCAGGCGCGACGGATTGCCGAGCGGGCCCGGTCGGATGCGGGGGGGGACCTGGAGAAAGCGGTGGACCGCTGCTTCGAGCTGCTGCTTTCGCGTCCGCCGGAGCAGGACGAACGAACCGTGTGCGTCGAACTGGCCCGCCAGGAGGATCTCTCATTGGTCTGTCGGGCGTTGATGAACTCGAACGAATTTGCCTTTCTGCCATAA
- a CDS encoding sulfatase, giving the protein MITAKRLPVLFLLLFVRTWSCEAADRPNVLFIAIDDLRPELGCYGSEIAVSPRLDALAADGLLFERAYCQQAICRPSRASLMTGARPDTTGLYHNYVALRELQPDILTLPQHFRAHGYETVYCGKIFHQGDTDEEFSWSREPVRWLKDVKRPRGPYALPENNRMKAENLQEMLAKYGEAARRGLASGPAYENADVPDHAYIDGYETLRAIATMKEMVAAGDKPFFLALGFKKPHLNWTAPKKYWDMYDPADIPVAEQTDAPENGAAMGLHASFELRTRAGIPKIGDFDPELSRTLMHAYLACVSYVDAQIGRMLDALEEAGVRENTIVIVWGDHGWHLGDMGVWGKATNYEIATRVPLIIWTPDMGSRGATTDALVELVDMYPTLCELAGLPIPNHVEGHSFVRLLDDPHQSWKKAAFSQYPNPALREWAANPLSNEMRETWFGPLIQEVEQRILRQQGETWDRDLFEQHLMGYTMRTDRYRLVVWKDRRTPDAEPIYVELFDHQNDPHETRNVAASRPELVKELIRQFDAGWKAAL; this is encoded by the coding sequence ATGATTACCGCAAAGCGCTTGCCCGTTCTCTTCCTCCTCCTGTTCGTCCGTACCTGGTCATGCGAGGCCGCCGATCGTCCGAACGTCCTGTTCATCGCGATCGACGATCTTCGTCCCGAACTGGGCTGTTACGGCTCAGAGATTGCCGTCTCGCCGCGACTCGATGCGCTGGCTGCGGATGGACTGCTGTTCGAACGTGCCTACTGCCAGCAGGCGATCTGCCGTCCGTCGCGCGCCAGCCTGATGACCGGAGCCCGTCCTGACACGACCGGCCTGTATCACAACTACGTTGCCCTGAGGGAACTGCAGCCCGACATTCTCACGTTACCGCAGCATTTCCGCGCGCATGGATACGAGACCGTCTACTGCGGCAAGATCTTCCACCAGGGGGACACTGACGAGGAATTTTCCTGGAGCCGAGAGCCGGTCAGGTGGCTGAAGGATGTGAAGAGGCCCCGCGGCCCGTATGCCCTTCCGGAGAACAACCGGATGAAGGCAGAGAACCTGCAGGAGATGCTGGCGAAGTACGGCGAGGCGGCACGCAGGGGACTCGCCAGCGGACCGGCGTATGAGAACGCCGATGTCCCGGACCACGCCTACATCGACGGTTACGAAACGCTACGTGCGATCGCCACGATGAAGGAGATGGTCGCGGCCGGGGACAAACCCTTCTTTCTGGCGCTGGGCTTCAAGAAGCCGCACCTGAACTGGACGGCTCCCAAGAAGTACTGGGACATGTACGATCCGGCAGACATCCCGGTGGCGGAGCAGACCGATGCTCCTGAGAACGGGGCGGCCATGGGACTGCACGCGTCGTTCGAACTGCGGACCCGGGCGGGGATTCCCAAGATCGGCGACTTCGATCCGGAACTTTCCCGCACGCTCATGCACGCATATCTGGCCTGTGTGAGCTACGTCGACGCTCAAATCGGCAGAATGCTCGATGCCCTGGAAGAGGCAGGCGTCCGCGAGAACACGATCGTCATCGTGTGGGGAGATCACGGCTGGCACCTGGGTGACATGGGGGTGTGGGGGAAGGCGACCAACTACGAGATCGCGACCCGGGTGCCGCTCATCATCTGGACACCCGATATGGGGAGCCGCGGCGCGACGACCGACGCCCTCGTCGAGCTGGTTGACATGTACCCGACGCTGTGCGAGCTCGCCGGGCTGCCCATCCCGAACCACGTGGAGGGGCACAGCTTCGTGCGGTTGCTGGACGACCCGCACCAGTCGTGGAAGAAGGCGGCGTTCAGCCAGTATCCGAATCCGGCGTTGCGGGAATGGGCCGCGAATCCGCTGTCGAACGAGATGCGTGAAACCTGGTTCGGCCCGCTCATTCAAGAGGTTGAACAGCGAATCCTTCGCCAGCAGGGGGAGACGTGGGACCGCGATCTGTTCGAGCAGCATCTGATGGGCTACACGATGAGGACCGACCGCTACCGGCTGGTCGTCTGGAAGGACAGGCGAACGCCCGATGCCGAGCCGATCTACGTCGAGCTGTTCGATCACCAGAACGATCCGCACGAGACCCGCAACGTGGCCGCCTCGAGACCGGAGCTCGTGAAGGAACTGATCCGGCAGTTCGACGCAGGCTGGAAGGCGGCGCTGTAG